In Mycobacteriales bacterium, the genomic stretch AACCCGGCCACCTCCTCGGCGACGCCCGCGACGCTGGCGCGGCCGGCGACGTGCGCACCGACCCCGAGCGCCCACGCCGCCGCCGGGGGCGGGTTGTCGACGGCGAGCACCGTGCTGATCGTGGTGGCGGCCGTGGTGGTCGCCGGGGGGCTCGCGCTCGCCCTCCTGCTGCGGCGTCGCCGAGCCGCCGAGGGCTGACCTCCGTTCAGCCCAATGCGCGAGCTGTTGTGACATGCGACACTTTGCCAGGGGGACGACGGTCCGGACGGAGAGCAAGATGGGCGCTCGGGTGCGCCGCGGAGCACGGCGCTATCTCGTGGTTTCGGTGCTGGCGGCACTTGCCGTGATGACGGGTGCCCCAGCCGTCGCCTTCGCGACTTCGCTGCCCGCAGCCGCGAGCGACACGAGTGCCACCCCGGGCGTACCGACGTCGACCATCGAGGCGACCAGCGCCGGCTCGGTGACCTACTGCGTCTCGAACTACGCGCCGAACAGCGACGTCGTCGTGGTCAACCGGCTGACCGGGGTCAGCAAGACGATCCACACGGACGCGACCGGTGCGGGCTGTACGACGATCCCCGTCTCGAGCGCCTGCCGCAGCACGGTCAGCCAGACGATCGTCGCCACCGGAACCGACGCGACGGGAAAGCCCGCCACCTCGCAGGTCACCTACAGCGCGCCGCCGGACCCGACCAAGTGCCACTCGGCGTCGCCGACGCCCACGCCGACGAAGACCTGCGCCGCCACCCAGGCGATCCTGAGCGTCTACATCGTGCCCGAGGGAGCCCGGCTGCGCGGTCACGCCTGCGGCTTCACGCCGGGCGAGCTCGTCTACATCTACCTGCACTCGGCCCCGGTGTTCGTCGGCAGCACCGTCGCCGACGCCGACGGCGTCGCGGCCAAGCACGTGAACGTTCCCAAGTGCATCGCACCGGGACAGCACGAGTTCATGATGGTCGGGCAGTCCTCCGGCAACGTGGCCACCGCCACGTTCACCATCACCAAGTCGAACGCTTGCCCGTCCAGCGGCGGATCCGTGGTCGCGGTCAGCGCGGGTAGCGGCGGCAGCACCGGCGGCACCGGCAGCGGTGGCGGTTCGCTGGCCTTCACCGGCGCCGACATCGCGGCGATGGTGCTGGTCGCGCTGGTGTTGCTCGCGCTGGGCGCCGCGCTGGTCACCGTCCGCCGGCGTCGGGACGCGACTAGCGCGTAGGCGGCGTACGCCTCAGATCCGCGAACACCCCGCGGGGCCGCGGCAGCCGGATGGTCACGGCAGGCGCGGGCGCCGGGCGGCTCGCCAGCTCCCGGTCGGCCGCGAGCAGGATGTCGATGCAGCGCGCGGGCTGCGGGCTGGCGTAGAGGTAGCCCTGGCCGAGGTCGCAGCCGAGCCGGTCGAGTGCCCGCTGCTGGGCGGAGTCCTCGACCCCTTCCGCGACGACGATCCGCTGCATTGCATGCGCCATCTCGACGATCGCGGTGACGATTGCGGCGTCGGCGGGTGAGCGGTCGATGTCCGTGACGAAGCTGCGGTCGACCTTGACGACGTCGACCGGCAGCGACCGCAGGTGCACCAGCGAGGAGTAGCCGGTGCCGAAGTCGTCGAGCGCGATGCGGATGCCGGCGGCGTGCAGCCGCTGGAGGGTCGCGACCGCCTCCTCGAGGTCGGCGATCGGTGCGGTCTCGGTCACCTCGATGCCGAGCTGACCACGCGGCAGGCCCGCGCTTGCGACGAGATCGCTGATCCACTCGCCCAGCCGGCAGTCGCTGAGCTCGGCGGCTGAGACGTTGACCCACACCGGGAGGGCAGCCTGGTCCCACCGGGCCGATGTCCACTTCGTGGCCTGCGTGAGCGCGGTCTCGACCACCCGCTTCGTAAGCGCGCTGATCGTGCCGGAGGACTCGGCGAGCGGGATGAACTCGTCCGGCGGGACGACTTGGCGGTTCGGGCGGCGCCAGCGGACCAGCGCCTCGACCGCGCCGATGTGCCCGGTCCGCAGGTCGACCTCGGGCTGGTAGACGAGCTCGAGCTCGTCGTCGCGCAGGGCGCGCTGCAGGTCACTGACAGTGACCGGTGGCGACGCCATCAGTCGACGGTACGACCGGGGCCTGCCGAGCGGTCCGGTGCCGGTCGAAGATGGTCCCAAGATGGCCTGCGCGGACTATGTTGCAGCGCGCGCAGGGGCAACGGCGCGCCGAGATTGGATGGTCCGGGAGGGTCAAGGTCGGCGGGGTCGGCTGCCGAGACACAATGTAACGGGTGTTACGTGTGGTACGACGGGCGAGGGGAGAACGTCGGTGCGGTGGTCCGGCAGCGCGCGCCAGCGTGCCCTGCTGACCCTCGTCGCCGTGGGCGCGACGGTGTGCGGTGTTGCGTCACCGGCAGCCGCCACCGGCGCGAGCCCCGCCGTGTCGCCGACCGGTACGACCGCGGCAACGCCACCGACCGTGTCGACGCCGGTC encodes the following:
- a CDS encoding EAL domain-containing protein, with the protein product MASPPVTVSDLQRALRDDELELVYQPEVDLRTGHIGAVEALVRWRRPNRQVVPPDEFIPLAESSGTISALTKRVVETALTQATKWTSARWDQAALPVWVNVSAAELSDCRLGEWISDLVASAGLPRGQLGIEVTETAPIADLEEAVATLQRLHAAGIRIALDDFGTGYSSLVHLRSLPVDVVKVDRSFVTDIDRSPADAAIVTAIVEMAHAMQRIVVAEGVEDSAQQRALDRLGCDLGQGYLYASPQPARCIDILLAADRELASRPAPAPAVTIRLPRPRGVFADLRRTPPTR